A single region of the Drosophila takahashii strain IR98-3 E-12201 chromosome 2R, DtakHiC1v2, whole genome shotgun sequence genome encodes:
- the wrapper gene encoding opioid-binding protein/cell adhesion molecule homolog: MQPYKCSILRCLLVGLILGQVQAELDFNNDLENSQKFKSIPTTVKTYENDTVQLPCTLNTPFRYVRWHRDDVALVDSRHPEIPMPDRIMLWPNGSLQVANVQSSDTGDYYCEMNSDSGHVVQQHAIEVQLAPQVFIEPSDLTEQRIGATFEVVCEAQGVPQPVITWRLNGNVLQPHSSTGNRQSLILEIKSRNQAGLIECVASNGVGEPAVANVYLHVLFAPEVTIPQTVVYTKLGSRAHLECIVEAAPAANVKWFHHGLPVALGAHSTSHESELQTNRSVDHYVNAVRHMLVVKTVRNADMGQYECRASNMISGKSGSVELTGRPMPCLFKINPGTQSSTSHVLVWQTESLLPIMEFKLKFRQIPSNNVTRQIRTNWTELTIPAQATNGLIYITTYTLHGLQPASLYEVSVLARNSFGWSDNSKIVRFATGGEVELPNYSTESELQDDLSDEEFHNEITQRSDVLSASMIFNSGSVNGHEVSALIYSMCLMKLLLLIS, encoded by the exons atgcaacCTTATAAGTGCTCCATTTTGAGGTGTTTACTTGTCGGCTTGATCCTTGGCCAAGTGCAAGCCGAGTTGGATTTTAACAACGATCTTGAAAACAGCCAAAAGTTCAAAAGCATACCCACCACAGTGAAAACCTACGAGAACGATACAGTCCAGCTGCCTTGCACTTTAAATA CTCCCTTTCGGTATGTCCGCTGGCATCGGGACGATGTGGCCCTGGTGGATTCCAGGCATCCAGAGATTCCGATGCCGGATCGCATAATGCTCTGGCCCAACGGGAGCCTGCAGGTGGCCAACGTTCAGTCCAGTGACACTGGCGACTACTACTGCGAAATGAACTCTGACTCGGGTCATGTGGTGCAACAGCATGCCATAGAGGTTCAGTTGGCTCCTCAGGTGTTTATTGAGCCCTCAGATCTCACGGAGCAGCGGATAGGAGCCACCTTTGAAGTGGTGTGTGAAGCACAAGGAGTTCCCCAGCCAGTGATCACCTGGCGGTTAAACGGGAACGTCCTTCAGCCGCACAGCAGCACGGGAAATCGCCAGAGTCTTATCCTGGAGATTAAGTCAAGGAACCAGGCGGGACTTATAGAATGCGTGGCCAGCAATGGAGTGGGTGAGCCGGCGGTCGCCAATGTGTATCTACATGTGCTGT TCGCACCCGAAGTGACCATACCCCAGACCGTGGTCTACACTAAACTAGGTTCACGAGCCCACCTGGAATGCATTGTGGAGGCGGCACCAGCGGCCAACGTCAAGTGGTTCCACCACGGACTGCCGGTGGCCCTGGGAGCCCACTCCACCAGTCACGAGTCGGAGCTGCAGACGAACCGCTCGGTGGATCACTACGTGAACGCCGTGCGCCACATGCTGGTCGTGAAGACCGTGCGAAATGCGGATATGGGGCAGTACGAGTGCCGGGCCAGCAACATGATATCCGGAAAAAGCGGAAGCGTCGAGCTGACCGGCCGCCCGATGCCCTGCCTCTTCAAGATCAATCCGGGCACCCAGAGCTCCACCTCGCACGTCCTCGTTTGGCAGACGGAGAGCCTGCTGCCCATCATGGAGTTCAAGCTCAAGTTCCGGCAGATTCCCTCGAACAATGTGACCCGCCAGATCAGAACCAACTGGACGGAGCTCACGATCCCGGCCCAGGCCACAAATG GACTTATTTACATCACCACATACACTCTACATGGCCTTCAACCCGCCAGTCTTTACGAAGTTTCCGTATTGGCCAGAAATAGTTTTGGTTGGAGTGATAATAGCAAAATCGTTCGATTTGCCACAGGTGGAGAAG tTGAACTACCAAATTACTCGACAGAATCGGAACTTCAGGATGACTTAAGCGATGAGGAGTTCCACAACGAAATCACGCAAAGATCTGATGTTCTATCGGCCAGCATGATATTCAATTCGGGCTCAGTTAATGGGCACGAAGTTAGTGCCTTAATTTATTCCATGTGTCTAATGAAACTAttacttttaattagttag